The following nucleotide sequence is from Thunnus albacares chromosome 15, fThuAlb1.1, whole genome shotgun sequence.
TGAAGACTATACGTTTCATCCAACATCCATAATCAATCAACATGAAAGTTTTCTCAGAGGTTTTCCCAAAATTCCCCCAACAAATTTAACATATCTAGCGGAGATGACAACTTTGACATTAAGTTAAAACAGATTTGAGTAGGCCGTTGAACCTTACCCAGCCTTTGGAGGTACTGTACTGTTCGCTCGTGGCCCTTCAGCGGAGAGTTGGCCTTGGTGGACTGGTCAAGTAGCACCTGCAGAGCTGTGAAAGGGCAAACAGGGTGAAGAGGAGCGAAGGGAGGCGAGTGAAAGGGGGGGAGCGAGAACAAATGTGGGATTAGGCTGAGTGATGGAAAGTAGCACGATGTCATCTACTCCGCTGTGCGCTGCATTACATAATTCCTCCGTCAACAGAAATTGGACGAAGCACATGCACGGCGTTAATTGGTGAGCAGGAACAGCTGGTTTGAATTGGCAGGGGGAGACTCGAGCAGCAtgacatcacaaacacaaattgcaGAAGGTCGATTAAAACCAGCCGCGCTCAGAGTGAGAACAGCCCACAATCTGCTGCGAAATGGAGCCAAAAAACCAAATAACATTAAGACAGCTCAGATCTACGAGTATGACGAGTCGACCACATGCAGGAAACCTCCTCTGAGAGAAACTGTGTAGCCTGACAGAGCTGATCCACCTTGTGCCTAGAATACAGCTTTGTTACAAGGCCAAAACTGGTACCTATTGATTTTGAACATAATGGAACAATTCAGCTCACAATGGCTGTTACATTTCAATGGAGGAGGTAATGAAGAGACCACTGACAAAAGGACGACGTTGGTCTGGCATTGAGTGATCCGACATTTACATGATTAACCTCAAATTCAACATCTAATTCAGGAAAGAAATTGGGAACAGATGTTTCATTGTgctttattgttatttgttgAGTTGAGGCCTGCAAGAGATAAACCACACTCTGACAAATACAGTTAAACTCAGATATCAGTCATTATCCAGTTGATTGACTTAACtgttgtctgctgtttgatgatAATTTCCCgcttgaaaaacaaacattaatctCATTGGAAATTTAAAAAGGAAAGGGATTCCCATGTTAAATTAGAAACCACAGTCCATTTCTAGGGATTTTTACCCATAATTTTTTGGAAAACACATAGAGAGATGAGGGACCGTCTTTACAGAGAAGAGCAGACTTCAGAAAGAGAAGATTTACTTGTCTGTAGTCTTTTATGACTCATTGCATGCACTATCCTCGTTTGACTTTCACATATGGCTTTCGATGGAACGCCAGTGAAAACACTCCTTGTAATGTAAAACAAGCTGTTgctcaagcttttttttttcttgattcaaACAATATTAAGAATTTGTGAGAAAACCGCagaataaatctgtttttcattgccagtatttttgaaaaaagtgtttttgtcaaCCAAAAAGTTGAAATACATCAGAGACGCCTTTGCAGCAAGTCAGCTTTTTCTtgcggaaaaaaaaaacaatcactcaTTTCAGCAACAGGGAAGTGACCTGCTTTGTTATATTAGGGTTTACTAGGTTGATAAGGTTGCCTCTGCCTTAAATTAAAGGTCAGTGCAGATTCCTTTCAAATAATCACAGACTTCTGTTCATTCATCCAGATGACAGACAGGGACACAGAGACTGAACCATAAGAAATTCAAAGAGACAAAATCTGACTGATAACCCTTTAAACTCAATGTTCAGTATACAGTTTGCACGTATGTATGAAAATGACTCACAAAATGTAATGCAAACATGcttttatgtattatatatcTACCATTTGACTAATTTCTGTTATTGAATGTTAACTTATCGACATTAGTTTAATGTatgttcttgtttctttaatatGTTTTGCTACCTATTTGCTTATGCAGTTAACAATCGCTATAAGCCACTAATGCAAAAATAGAGCATCTTAACTTCTACTTGAACTCCAGAGAGTGAAATACCTGCCCGTTTTCCAGGGGAGTCAACAACAGTTGAAGGAGTTGAATAAATCCTAACCTTTTCAAATGAGTTATTACACCATGGATCACAAATAATCAAATGGAATTCAAATTGTTTTTGCAGAGAAATCTAGTTcagtacaaatacacaaattagGACCTGGCATATACTATATATCATGTTTATAAgtcaaaatctaattttatgTAATGCAGATCACTTTCTTAGTTTGATTTTGAATTGCATTTAATAACAAATGGCATGATCTTATACGACTGGTTGaaaaattcacatttacaataaaaatctttatttttttttttaaatattggcACTTTTCAGACTTGTCTGTGGCTCACAGGACCTGTTAGAGCCAAAAAGCTTAAAAGCTACATTTTTAGGTTTTCTGCAGAGCGCTGTCTGTATTCATAACAGATTCAATAGGACCCTTACAACTGTGAAATGACTGTTGACACCCCACAGTGTCCTACACTCTCTAAGATCTTATTGGACAATGTACATAATTACAAGCAGCTTCTTTCTCCACGAGACTTGATGATTTATCAGATTTTAAGACTCATTAAACATTGTGATATGATTGATGGTTTGCAGCATCAGGCAGACTCTTACCTTTCTGGTGCAGTCCCTTCTTCTCATAGAGAATAATGAGCTCACTGTACTTGTGAGCCTTCTTCAGGACATACTCGCTCTCCTCGATGTGACAGTGGTTGTTCTCCAGTCGAAGGAGGGGGGACACCAGGGCCACGTTGGTCTAAATGTGGGGGGAGGGCAAGAGCGGATTACATAACATCATTTCCAAACATTAATCAATCCAACCCTTTACAGTTTAGCTTGTGTTTCACCCAAAGACCACAAGCAGGTGACTTCACTTATTAGTTCCACCTCTCTGCTTCagtgtgtttattgtttaaatAATCTGGTGCAGACTCTTGGCTCTCCAAAGTATGCACTATCTGAAAGGATACTCCAGGCACTCCTTGATAAAGTCCCTCCAGCATTATCTCCCTTCTCTGGGAATCCCTCTGATTAGATAGTGCTTATTGTACCTCCAAAAGGGAAGCACATGGTGGCATTTTTCCTGGAAGTCCAAATAACCTGAACTGGCACATATCAACATGAAAGAATGGCAGAAAGACTTTGAGGTCCATCCAGACTGTTGTGCTCCTCACACAGAGCCCAACTATCCTGCAGAGAAACTTACTTTGGCTGCTCATATCTGTGATCTCATCCCTCATTCCAACACAGACCACAAATGAGGTTTGACACACAGATTACCTGGTAAATCAGAGGTTTAGCTTTGTTGCCCACGCATCTGTTTCCCTGAATCAAAACCAGACCTGCTTTTATTGCAGCTACTACACCTGAATGACCCATTTGGCCACTTGTGAGGTCAAGTTAACTGCCTGATGTTGCTGCCAGTTTATCAGAGtgtttcaatttactaatttatGAAATCATATGTTTTAAAGGACAGTAGATCAGTTAAGCTTTTGCTTGACAAGAACAAGAGCAACACACTGTGCAGAGTGCATGCTGTATATTGAGCAAGACATTAAATTACAAATACTGAGTAATGATTCAAGTTCAAAATGAACAGGTGGATGTTTGAACTGAATTTTCTCCAGGCAAAAGAGAAATGGAAGATAGTCTGGGCCTTACGTGCAGGTAACATTTCAGCAGGGTGGTGTCAATGATCTGCAGGAGTTTTTTGCGGCTTTTAATAGTGGGCGTGCCCTCCATGAGTGGGGATGTTGTGGAAGGGTCAGAGTCATTCAGCTGTTTCACAAGGTGGCTGCGTTTCTgtgaagaaggagagaaagatttTGATTTCATAGTTATTACTGTCCGTCCTTTATTTTACAGCACTTTTCTTGACTTTTAATATGCTTTTAATGTTATATAAACCTTATAATTTTGTTAGTTTGCCTCAAATGAGATTCTCAGTAACAAAATGTACCACTTCCATGGATCTTTATcatttttcctgtgttttaaggacgtcatacacacaaacaaacctggGTGAGGTAATCAATTAGAGCAAGATGAGCCTTCTCCAGCTCTGCCCCAGATAGCGTAGGCAGAGGGTTGGGATAGTGCAACTGCTTGCGGTAGTCTGACGGGAGCAGGTCCGGGTACAGTCCGATCACATGGGTGGGATCTGCAAAGCCCAGGAGATGAAATGTGTTGAACTGTATTCCATGTAAGATACTTTGTTTAGTAGTCCTTGATTAAAGAGAAAAGAGTTTAGAGGACAGAGTTGACATTACAAAGCATTACCATGACATATACAACATGAAAAATTCTCAGTTAATCAGACTTGGAAACAAGAGCtcattaaagcaagaaaaagtCTGTCATCATAGTATACACAAGATGTGACATCATTATATTGgaaatgtgtatgtaaataaaaaatattcaacataATATTCAGAATAAGCAACAGATGTTTAATGAGTtcaagagaagagaaagaaaaaggagaataaaCCTCATAAATACGACCAGATTCATCTCAATTAGGCTGCTGTAAATAAATGCAGGTCCTAAGGGTACAATGGTTCAGAATTACCAAATAAGGACAAATTAGATCACTTTACCAAAAGATGACAATCTTCCTATTGTGTACTTTCAAAAGTCTGAGCTATCTGGCACTTACTGTCTATTCCTACAGTTCTATATTCCTACGTCCTTGTAGTGATTTGCAGCAGCGTGCTTGTAGTGAATAGCAGACTTGATCCATGTCTGGTTCTGTTTTACAAAATTTGCCTGAACAGACAAATCAGATGTTCACTGTGAAGGACAAGGGCCCTACCTGTGCCGAGTTTGGCGAAAACCTGCATGGAGTCATCAAATCTCTTCTGGCAAAACAGATTGAAGGCATAGAGATTCTGGATGTGATGTATCTGCTGCTTCTTATCACCATCTGAATCATCCTTCATCTtctggcaggaaaaaaaaacaacaagacaaagaaaaaaaaaaaaaaaaaaaaaaaattcatcacGCTACAGCAAAACATGCCCAGAATGCTCAATTCCAGGAATGTAACACACATGAATGGCCTTTTTTATTCTTGGAGATGCCCCTGGAAAGCTAGACTGCTTGACTGGCTGACCATAATGTACAAAGCTGTGAGCGTTTTACCGTTTCAACGTACTGCTACTAATCaagataaattatttttatgttccATCCTCTGAGCTAAAGTACAAATTCAATCTTCAGGAATTTAATAACAAGGTTTAATAGTAAAGTGAATGGTTCTGCTACTCACCGCCAGCTGAAGAGCCAATTCAAACTGCTTGTCCTGAAGAAGCTGTCGGATCTGGCTGGCTATGGACACGGGCACCAGGCGCCACACAAAGTGGTTGCTGGCAACATACACAATATTCGGCCTGTGAAAGATAAGAGGGGAAAACAAGATAGAGAAACGGTTGGagcaaagttgtttttctttgtaaggAGGAACTGACATCAGTATCATAATCATGAGAACCAGgcagatgatgatgaaagcaGCAAATGATGTATTATGTTCTTTTAAGGGTGTTATGCATAGGAGCCAGTGGTAGCCATCAAAACAGGCCATCATTTATCATCTAACCTGTAAATACATGCCGGCAGTACTGCAACAGTCACTGCAGCCTTCTTTACCTCAAATACAGTAATGCTGAATGCCCAAATGGCAACACAAATTACAATATCGGGATGACAAACCCACACAGAGGACTGGCTCACCCTGCTGAGGTGATGAAGCGAGGTCTCTGCAGCTCCACGCTTTGCACCAGCAGCCTCGGCTCAAAGGTCCGGATCTCCACGTAGCGAGGGAGAACTGCTATGATGTACGGAGGCTGGTGCTCTGAGAACATTTGAAAAGAGGCAACGGTGTCACGTTCTGATGCATGTCAACCAATGAATGGTTTGtgataaaaagataaaactaCAAATCTTCTGCAAGTCATTAAAAATGTGGATTTACGTGCAGTGGTTGttgatttaatataaaaatctaataCAAATTTTTAACACATGGTTCAACATTTGAGGTTGATTAGGTAACTTCTTTGAAATAATGACACTCAGACATTGAAAAACACTAATTTATCTCATCTTATAAAGTTTTGATATCCTTCCAACTAGAGCCACAAatgacgattattttcattatccattaattaatcgattattttcttgataaattgattatttatatattctgtatatgtCAGTGAATcttgaaaaatgtccatcacaagttcccagacTCCATGGTCccttttcaaaatgtattgttttgtctgacaaacagtccaaaatccagtTAATTACATAGAgtatgaaaaccagaaaatcttcacatttaggAAGCTAGTTTTCCTTAAAAGAAAATTCCTGAACGAtgatttgattattaaaattgttgcagactaattttctgttgatccacTAATTGCTGACTATccattaattgactaattgttgcagctctacttcaaacaaacactgtctgtctgacGAACAGGTGCCTCTGTTGAGGAGTGGAGACCTTGAGGCTGATGGGGCAGGAAATCCAGCCTGAGACAGCTATCTAGACAGGACTGAGGATGGACTCTGGATATGGGACAGACTACACCCACAGGGAGAGCTCAGGCCCTCTGCTCCAGCCATGAGCAGTGAGAACAGTCAGTTAGAAGTATTCTCAACTGACTAGCGCTCATCCCCTGCTGACGCATGCCAAAGCCACAGTGTTGACTATATCAAAATGAGGAAATTGCAAACTGTATGAAGCCACTGCTTGGAGGCTTCATTTCCCCTTTGTATTGTTCCTTTCAGCATTCCAATGAGCACAGAAAGAGGATGCTTAAAAACAATCTGCATCACTTCTGTCACAAAGTTCATTTGTAAAACAGACCTGTGGTGTCTTTGTCACAAGATAAAAGAGATATAAAATTGTCTTTCCTCTTCTGACATGTGGAAAACAGCACCACAGAGAGGATGGAAAGAAAGAATCTGCACAAAGACAAATTAAGgaaggaaaaagacagacagcagctggaTGACAACAACTGTCAAAACAATGGCAGTATTTAGGCCAAATTCTTTACAAGGTTTATGTGTTTGCTTCAGTATCTAAACACTGCTATGTGACAAAACCTGCTGAATCAGAAATGAATAAACTCTACAGACAGGCATAGTCCACATGTAGTACCTTGCACTTTAACCAGTCAATGAAATTAAATCACAACATTTTGAAAACTTTACACAGATGCAGTAAAAATGCTGCATATAATTCAACAACTTACTATTATCAGACAGGAACTGGAGCTTTATTCAAGGATGGCAAGTTTGGCAAAGAGGAAGTAAATTAATCTGAGATTATGAAAGACTCCCAATTATATTTTAGATGCTAACTACGTTTTCTAATTTGTGTACAGAACAAAAAGGCTCTGTGTGACATAGAGCTTCTCTGTAATGTAATGACAAAAGGTCAACTTTCATAATTGTGGTCTCCACCGCAGCCTGGCTTCTGTCCTGATgtgtcaaaataataaaaacctgtttcttcttcttgtgtttgcttcttttttctgcagtgtctttctttttccactgcagaaGGGTTTTATCATTGGCAAGctatataaatgttaaatggtcTTATTTATAGGAGTGAAAGCTCTTGGCAGAATCAATAGATGCTTGTCACAAGATATCATacactgttactgtaaatatagtATCTAACACATCTGCACATTACAATGTGACTAAGATGACTAGATTGTTGAACTTgagtgattttgtttatttctctggGTGAAAGGGACTGCCATGGGTGACATATTTTGGCAAAACACCTTCTAACCCACATACAGAGCTGAGGCAGGATTTTTGGCTCTTGTTACAAGGCATGCGGGCGTCCTTTTGACTTTGCTGTCGCTTCCTATCGGTATCTGATACAAGTTAACTCTAGCAAAGACATGAAGATCAAAAAAGAAGAATAGAAGTAGCAACTTGGACTGGGCATGAAGTAGCTTGTTTTCCATGTAGGCAGAAATATAACACAACAGGGTTTTCCCTGCCTATTTAACTCAAAGGCAGGCTGCTTTTGTATTACTGGACGCCGCTTTTGTTGAAAATTCCAGCATGTGATGTTGACAGAATGAAAAAGGCGGAACTCAACtgtgagggcagtgcagcactcGACAGTCTACAGCGAGCACACgctagagttatcttgtagttcatcttccAAACAGACAGCGATTGCAAGcatattttgatttaatgacttaATAATTGAGACGaacatgaagtatattgtgaactttctacgcTGTCACTCAgaggctaacgttagcggaGCAGCGAGCTCCAGCGGTGACAAACGAGATTGGCTGACcgacacacactgcagcattaaacaacttaaaccaactctgaggtgaaaaAAATAACTGCGCCCGCTCAGCGTCTTGGACAGTCTTTCCCCGGAGGTAACGGtccagcagagaggctgctctccactgctggagacatgacgttaataacaacacagtggAGGGCTCCACCTCCCCGTTAGTGTGTTATCTccatacaggcaggagacagtaagatgctttcaaattaattcattcattaattaatgcagttaactttataaaataaaaagcctGCTGACCATTTATGttatctgccagttatgtttcatattgtatttcagtggaataaggacaccagtgaatggtttgaatggtttggcacacagtgtactggagcaagagactgaaaatagtgctctcttttctattcattcaatctAGAATCGGTTTTGAATCGACTTGTCACCCAAGTATTGTGATAGTATTGAATCAGGAGATAAGTGGTTCAAGgtttagaaaaaataaacacgtaatttgtcacaacctttatttttcatatttttgttccatcttgttataaaatttaaatcactatggacacttttgtctgtcaaatcataatttttttttcacttaagtgCACGACACTCTAAAGGTGCACAATAAGCAACTAAGAATCTCACAGTCTACAAACTCACTGTAGCAAATGGACATATCCTTAAAACATCATTAAGTGTAGAATCACAGAATACTTGTATAATATATTGTAGTATTGAGTGTGTGCAGAAGTCTTCCTAGTACtagtttttgtgtctgtttctcaCCCATTGCTATAGGGATGTCCGTCCAATTCAGGGCACACTTTTGGGTGCAAACACCCTCTTCATTAAGTACCACAGTTAGGTCATCCTGCCCGACAGCCACCTTCCCATCAGCCAGTGGGGCAACTAGAGGCTCCAACTGCTTCCCTGTGGGAAAGAGTTCCTTGATGGAGCCACGGCCATCCATCTGGTTGACAGGAGAGATAATACATGTAAGCCAAAAGCCACAAACCTCTAAATAATATCTTATTGacataaactttatttgtaaggtcagttacaaagtgctttactgaTTAGGCTAACAATAACACTACCAAGCATTCACTGATAATATGGTAAGACTTTTAGGAGTAAGAAGTACAAGGGATGAGcccaaaataaacacacaaattcacagATAACAAAGCAGACAGGAACTTATTATATAACAGTCTGCCTCTAAAATGTGGTAtgaaaagattattttaaagtGACGCTGTCTGTGAAACATTCACCTTCTGTAGACTTGAAAAGTAGCTTCAAAATGTTTGTAGTTTCACTTCTCAGAGAACAATGGATTCAAGCCATATCATGTGTGAGTCACGACTCAGTCAAGCTTGATaaggtttcatttcattttggtGAAACTGTTTGAAGCAAACTGAGCATGCAGACGAACACTGTGGAAGTGAATTATGTTTGAGGAGTGCTTTAACCGGTTTCTAAGGTTGTTTAAAAATTTTCTACCATGAAAACATGTTACCGTTATTCCAATTTTAACCGCCATGAATCCAAACTGACTACAGCCTCTGATCTCTTTAACAAACGAAAAAACCTTTTTGAAGCCATCTTTCAAGTCTACAGGGGATGAGAgttttaatattcaaaatacAGATTTATGTGCCCAACATCACTGCAAGTTGTAAGTAGTGACAGATGAGTGAAGCTTAATGCAAAAGGCTTATCCTCTTCTTCAGCACATACCCGAATGAGGTAATAGTCTCTTTTGAAACCGACACATATGGAGTTTTCACACCAAGCCATGGACTTTGGAATATCTGGTGCACCAAAGTCCCCCTGAgagccaaaaagaaaacattaagatGTCTAAATGTGTCAAAaggattggaaaaaaaaaaccttataaACTTGGATCATACTGCAGTGAATCACATCttagatatattttatttttacctgcAGCTCATGGAACTCTCTATCCTTCCAGTAATACATCTGGAGTTTCTTTTTCACTGCGACGCACATTCTCAGTCTTTCCTCTCCTGGGCCGGTTTGCTAAAGACAAGAGACAAAATATACAATTCATGGCTTTAAATCAGGAAAAATACGAGTGCCACACAGACATGTgggaatgaaaggaaaagtgaatGTTATGACTGTCTTTCAGATACAACAGCCATAAAACTTAATGGGATAACACcaatgtttttgcatgttttagcccatttacTACAAATGATGTATATCTTCCACACTTGCTGTATATTTTTAAGCACACTGTGTTAAAtatgtatacatgtgtttttctgtcttcaaaGCAGCCGCTCTGTCTCTCATGGACTTGACAATTGCTTGAGCTATGTGATCCATAACAACAAACATcatattgcattttatttctgtctgcgGGGCTGATTTAAAAACTGTCTGAGTCGTGTGTTATTGCGCTTGTGGAAAACAGCAGTAGGTGTGAACAATTAACCTGACACGCACTGCAAATCTGCATGTGCAACTATGACCACTAGTTTTatgtctcctcctctttatGCGCTTCTGTTTTCAATATGATGGATCACCTATTTTAAGCCTTTAAGTTTCTATTTTTCCTAAccacagtgaaatgaaatgtagaaAAGGGCTGCCTGCAACATAGGAAACATATATTCAAAAGGCTGAAAGGCTATAGTGAGCTTCAGGGAACAGTCAGCAACAATGtaaattatactgtacataagtTGTAGTAAGTGGGCCTAGACATGCAAGACGCTGGTTTTGATCTTGTAAGACTATGTTGAAAACAGCTTCCGATTACAACACTCATCTGCCTTCTCAGTCCGCTAACCCGTAGCTGTATGATTGTGGTACTGTGCATGCAAGCACTGTTGATTGCAATACAAATACATGTATACAAGAGCAGCACTGTACGGTAACAGTACTGCTGGCATAGTGTCCAAACCTCAAGAGGGCTGGAACTGACCTGCAGGTCACAAGCGAAGAGCGTGGCTCCTTTGGCTTTGGACACCACAGTGATCTGCTGAAAGGTCAGCAGGTCATGAACGTGGATGTTGTTCTCTGCAGGAGAATTAAGATGGAGAGTGGAGATGAACGCTGTGCTGTGTGTCAGTACACAAAAAGATTGCAGTttcaaagctgaaaatgtttaacaaTGAACAGATGTGGAGTAAGCAAAGGCGCCTTTAGACTGTGCAACAACACTGATTAAGCAAGTTTATTGCATGTCGCATTGTGTGAGACGCCTGTAATAAAAGCTTGGTCGtaatctgtgtcagactgtatgATATCAATTTGAAGGCTGTCGGATTGTGTGCTAAATACATGGTGATTCTTAGCATTACAAAATTTAATAAGTCTATGAAAGTAGTGACATGTCATCGGTTAACATCATCCATCTGCACTTGCTCTAAAGTTtggaaaatgcagcaaagtcatGCAAACTTTGTTTTCGTTTCAGCTCCactgttttagtttttgtgtgCCAACTGACGAAggagaaaaaatgtgttttcctctcACACTTCATTCAAAAAATAGCACTTATGAAATGTACCTACGGCTAGTGTACTCTGTGTCATTTCTATGTCATATTCCgattggtttgtttgtagaCGTGCGGCAT
It contains:
- the vps39 gene encoding vam6/Vps39-like protein isoform X2, encoding MHDAYEPVPILEKLPLQIDCLAAWEDWLLVGTKPGHLLLYRIKKDAGTNRFEVTLEKSNKNFSKKIQQLYVVSQYKILVSLLENNIHVHDLLTFQQITVVSKAKGATLFACDLQQTGPGEERLRMCVAVKKKLQMYYWKDREFHELQGDFGAPDIPKSMAWCENSICVGFKRDYYLIRMDGRGSIKELFPTGKQLEPLVAPLADGKVAVGQDDLTVVLNEEGVCTQKCALNWTDIPIAMEHQPPYIIAVLPRYVEIRTFEPRLLVQSVELQRPRFITSAGPNIVYVASNHFVWRLVPVSIASQIRQLLQDKQFELALQLAMKDDSDGDKKQQIHHIQNLYAFNLFCQKRFDDSMQVFAKLGTDPTHVIGLYPDLLPSDYRKQLHYPNPLPTLSGAELEKAHLALIDYLTQKRSHLVKQLNDSDPSTTSPLMEGTPTIKSRKKLLQIIDTTLLKCYLHTNVALVSPLLRLENNHCHIEESEYVLKKAHKYSELIILYEKKGLHQKALQVLLDQSTKANSPLKGHERTVQYLQRLGVENLGIIFEFSPWVLKICPEDGLKIFTEDLTEVETLPRDKVLNFLKEGFKELAIPYLEHIIYVWDEKGPEFHNVLIQLYLERVQSLMKQYLNSLPEGVPAVAAGKEDGALGEFRNKLLSFLDISISYEPARLISDFPFDGLLEERALLLGRMGKHEQALFIYVHILKDTRMAEEFCHRYYNSLVEGNKDVYLSLLRMYLSPPDVHCLGPIKMELSEPQANLQAALQVLELHHSKLNTTKAINLLPANTQIREIRVFLESVLEEKAQRKRCDQVLKSLLQAEFLRVQEERIFHQQVKCVITEEKTCRVCKKKIGNSAFARYPNGVVVHYFCCKDRNVCPTEQ
- the vps39 gene encoding vam6/Vps39-like protein isoform X1, which translates into the protein MHDAYEPVPILEKLPLQIDCLAAWEDWLLVGTKPGHLLLYRIKKDAGTNRFEVTLEKSNKNFSKKIQQLYVVSQYKILVSLLENNIHVHDLLTFQQITVVSKAKGATLFACDLQQTGPGEERLRMCVAVKKKLQMYYWKDREFHELQGDFGAPDIPKSMAWCENSICVGFKRDYYLIRMDGRGSIKELFPTGKQLEPLVAPLADGKVAVGQDDLTVVLNEEGVCTQKCALNWTDIPIAMEHQPPYIIAVLPRYVEIRTFEPRLLVQSVELQRPRFITSAGPNIVYVASNHFVWRLVPVSIASQIRQLLQDKQFELALQLAKMKDDSDGDKKQQIHHIQNLYAFNLFCQKRFDDSMQVFAKLGTDPTHVIGLYPDLLPSDYRKQLHYPNPLPTLSGAELEKAHLALIDYLTQKRSHLVKQLNDSDPSTTSPLMEGTPTIKSRKKLLQIIDTTLLKCYLHTNVALVSPLLRLENNHCHIEESEYVLKKAHKYSELIILYEKKGLHQKALQVLLDQSTKANSPLKGHERTVQYLQRLGVENLGIIFEFSPWVLKICPEDGLKIFTEDLTEVETLPRDKVLNFLKEGFKELAIPYLEHIIYVWDEKGPEFHNVLIQLYLERVQSLMKQYLNSLPEGVPAVAAGKEDGALGEFRNKLLSFLDISISYEPARLISDFPFDGLLEERALLLGRMGKHEQALFIYVHILKDTRMAEEFCHRYYNSLVEGNKDVYLSLLRMYLSPPDVHCLGPIKMELSEPQANLQAALQVLELHHSKLNTTKAINLLPANTQIREIRVFLESVLEEKAQRKRCDQVLKSLLQAEFLRVQEERIFHQQVKCVITEEKTCRVCKKKIGNSAFARYPNGVVVHYFCCKDRNVCPTEQ